A stretch of the Desulforamulus ferrireducens genome encodes the following:
- a CDS encoding homoserine dehydrogenase — MMEQVIKIGLLGLGTVGRGVYRILQENQDSIQKRVGVKLEVKKVLVRSLGKDRGINLPEGILTTNLADITQDPEIKIVVEVLGGINPTLDYVLEALNQGKSVVTANKDMIAEHGQRLFAAAQKNNCDLLFEASVAGGIPIIRTLKQSLAGNQIEEVFGIINGTTNYMLTKMTQDGSDFADVLQEAQAKGYAEADPTADVGGYDAARKIAILASIAFNSRVPLNQVYTEGITKITADDIAYAKELGYVIKLLGIAKDRPEGIEVRVHPTFIPQNHPLAAVGDVFNAVFVRGNAVGDTMFYGKGAGELPTASAVVADIMDAARDIIRNVPGIIGCTCFQTKPVLDIGETYSKYYIRLQVADKPGVLASIALVFGNKEVSLKSVIQKEATGKTAEVVLVTHRVLEQNVSDALMDIKQLSSVMEIANVIRVEGEE, encoded by the coding sequence ATGATGGAACAGGTTATTAAAATCGGTCTTTTAGGTTTAGGCACCGTAGGCCGTGGAGTATATCGCATCCTACAGGAAAACCAGGATAGCATTCAAAAACGTGTGGGAGTTAAATTGGAAGTAAAAAAGGTCCTGGTAAGAAGCCTGGGCAAGGATAGAGGAATTAATCTACCCGAAGGAATTCTAACCACTAATTTAGCAGACATTACCCAGGACCCGGAGATTAAAATTGTGGTGGAGGTCCTAGGGGGGATTAACCCTACACTAGATTATGTACTGGAAGCCTTAAATCAGGGCAAAAGTGTAGTAACTGCCAATAAAGATATGATTGCGGAACATGGTCAGAGGTTATTTGCCGCGGCTCAGAAAAACAACTGCGATTTGTTATTTGAAGCCAGTGTAGCAGGTGGTATTCCCATTATTAGAACCCTCAAACAGAGTTTAGCGGGCAACCAGATTGAGGAAGTCTTTGGCATTATTAACGGAACAACTAACTATATGCTGACTAAAATGACGCAAGACGGTTCGGATTTTGCTGATGTATTACAAGAAGCCCAGGCCAAGGGTTATGCGGAAGCCGACCCCACGGCCGATGTGGGTGGTTATGACGCAGCCAGGAAGATTGCCATTTTAGCGTCCATTGCCTTTAACTCGCGGGTTCCTTTAAATCAAGTCTATACCGAGGGAATCACCAAGATAACCGCTGATGATATCGCCTATGCCAAGGAATTAGGCTATGTTATAAAATTACTGGGAATTGCTAAGGATCGTCCGGAGGGTATTGAGGTAAGGGTTCATCCAACCTTTATTCCCCAAAACCATCCCCTGGCTGCGGTGGGGGATGTGTTTAATGCGGTCTTTGTAAGGGGCAATGCCGTGGGAGATACCATGTTTTATGGTAAAGGAGCCGGCGAATTACCCACCGCCAGCGCTGTGGTGGCGGATATTATGGATGCAGCCCGGGATATTATCAGGAATGTCCCTGGCATCATTGGTTGTACCTGTTTTCAAACAAAGCCTGTGTTAGATATTGGGGAAACCTATAGCAAATATTATATTAGGCTGCAGGTAGCCGATAAGCCAGGGGTGCTGGCTTCCATTGCCCTGGTCTTTGGTAACAAGGAGGTAAGTCTTAAATCTGTTATTCAAAAAGAGGCCACGGGGAAAACCGCAGAGGTGGTACTGGTAACCCACCGAGTATTGGAACAAAACGTTTCCGATGCCTTAATGGATATTAAACAGCTTTCTTCTGTGATGGAGATTGCCAATGTGATACGGGTCGAAGGAGAAGAATAG
- the thrB gene encoding homoserine kinase: MQNNQQIVVKVPATTANLGPGFDCLGMALNLYNEIHMSLAPSTTIIVEGQGADNISTDESNIVWQAARRVYEKLALPMPQISLKLVNQIPTSRGLGSSAAAIVGGLVAANQLAGNQLSQEELLALATEMEGHPDNVAPALLGGIVISVVAEGKVHYLRLEPPEDLSTVVAIPDFELSTRAAREVLPQLVSLQEAIFNLSRTALMVGALCQKRLDLLTVAAQDVLHQPYRAPLVPGLVQVIEAAQRAGALGVMLSGAGPTVIALTGNCQEEVAAVMEKTFLESGVKCHTKILKPIVDGAVVL; encoded by the coding sequence GTGCAGAATAATCAACAGATAGTTGTCAAGGTACCCGCCACCACTGCCAACCTTGGTCCCGGCTTTGATTGCCTGGGCATGGCACTAAACCTCTATAATGAAATTCATATGTCCCTGGCTCCCTCCACCACCATTATAGTGGAGGGGCAGGGGGCTGATAATATTAGTACGGATGAAAGCAACATTGTTTGGCAGGCTGCCCGACGGGTCTATGAGAAATTGGCGCTGCCCATGCCGCAGATTTCTCTCAAATTGGTGAACCAGATACCCACCTCCCGAGGCTTGGGTAGCAGTGCGGCAGCCATAGTGGGGGGGTTGGTGGCAGCCAACCAATTAGCCGGTAATCAATTATCCCAGGAAGAGTTATTGGCTCTGGCTACCGAGATGGAAGGACATCCGGATAACGTTGCTCCGGCTCTGCTGGGTGGTATTGTTATTTCTGTGGTAGCGGAGGGGAAGGTACACTACCTTAGGCTAGAACCGCCGGAAGATTTAAGCACGGTGGTAGCCATTCCGGATTTTGAATTATCCACCCGGGCAGCCAGGGAAGTATTGCCCCAGCTGGTCAGCCTGCAAGAGGCCATTTTTAACTTAAGCCGCACCGCCTTGATGGTGGGGGCTTTATGTCAAAAACGCCTGGATTTGTTGACCGTGGCAGCCCAGGATGTGTTGCATCAACCCTATCGGGCACCCCTGGTACCAGGCCTGGTACAAGTTATTGAAGCTGCCCAAAGGGCAGGGGCCTTGGGTGTCATGCTCAGTGGCGCAGGGCCTACCGTGATTGCCTTGACTGGTAATTGCCAGGAGGAAGTGGCAGCTGTGATGGAGAAGACTTTTTTAGAGTCTGGGGTAAAGTGCCACACTAAGATATTAAAACCGATAGTTGATGGAGCAGTAGTTTTGTGA
- a CDS encoding aspartate kinase, producing the protein MLVVKKFGGSSVADPERIKRVARRVVEEHQKGNQVVVTVSAMGDTTDDLISLAKQVTNNPPEREMDMLLSTGEQISIALLSMAIRDLGSDVISLTGAQVGIYTDDVHTKAKILKIETDRVRAELNANRIVVVAGFQGINPNNDITTLGRGGSDTTAVALAAALKADVCEIFTDVDGVYTADPRLVPEASKLSHISYDEMLELASLGAQVLHPRSVELAKQYGIPIHVRTSFNYNEGTIVEEAPNMENAPVVSGVAHDYNVAKIGLFDVPDKPGVAKKIFKALSSQNINVDMIIQSAMRNNMNDIGFTITQNDLRKALQTIESIQEEVGFKGYTHDEDVAKVSIVGAGMISHPGVAADMFEALADEGINLEMITTSEIKVSCVIKRADTEKAVRALHKKFRLDDLEAAKNYELK; encoded by the coding sequence ATGCTGGTAGTAAAAAAATTTGGTGGCAGCTCTGTGGCTGACCCTGAACGCATTAAAAGGGTAGCCAGAAGAGTGGTAGAGGAACATCAAAAGGGCAATCAAGTTGTGGTCACTGTTTCAGCCATGGGCGATACCACCGATGACTTAATTTCCCTGGCGAAGCAGGTTACCAATAATCCACCGGAACGGGAAATGGACATGCTCCTTTCTACGGGAGAACAAATATCCATCGCTCTTTTATCCATGGCCATTCGTGACCTGGGTTCGGATGTAATCTCCCTTACCGGAGCTCAGGTGGGTATTTATACTGATGATGTACATACAAAGGCCAAAATATTAAAGATTGAAACCGACCGTGTGCGGGCAGAGCTTAATGCCAACCGCATAGTGGTGGTAGCCGGTTTTCAAGGCATTAACCCCAATAACGATATCACCACTCTGGGACGGGGTGGTTCAGATACCACCGCGGTGGCCCTGGCAGCAGCCCTCAAAGCCGATGTCTGTGAGATTTTTACCGATGTAGATGGTGTTTATACCGCAGATCCCCGGCTGGTACCGGAAGCCAGCAAGCTGTCCCATATATCCTATGATGAGATGTTAGAGCTGGCCAGTTTGGGTGCCCAGGTATTGCACCCCCGTTCAGTGGAATTGGCCAAGCAATATGGCATACCCATACATGTTCGTACCAGCTTTAATTATAATGAAGGAACTATTGTTGAGGAGGCTCCGAATATGGAAAATGCACCTGTGGTCAGTGGAGTTGCCCATGATTATAATGTGGCAAAAATTGGTTTGTTTGATGTGCCGGACAAGCCAGGTGTGGCCAAAAAAATCTTTAAGGCTTTATCCTCCCAAAATATAAATGTGGATATGATTATCCAAAGCGCCATGCGCAATAATATGAATGACATCGGTTTTACCATCACCCAAAATGATTTAAGAAAAGCCCTGCAAACCATTGAAAGCATCCAAGAGGAAGTGGGCTTTAAAGGTTATACCCATGATGAGGATGTAGCCAAGGTTTCCATTGTCGGTGCCGGTATGATTTCTCACCCAGGGGTGGCGGCGGATATGTTTGAAGCTCTGGCTGATGAAGGAATTAACCTGGAGATGATTACCACCTCGGAAATTAAAGTTTCCTGTGTCATTAAGAGGGCAGACACCGAAAAGGCTGTGCGTGCCCTGCATAAAAAGTTTAGACTGGATGACTTAGAAGCAGCGAAGAATTATGAATTGAAATAA
- the proC gene encoding pyrroline-5-carboxylate reductase encodes MLDGKTFFFIGAGNICESMIKGLLSTGSVRPGEVRVANRSNQERLTFLRNYYGIVPVQDKKAMAAASDVIILAMKPQDVFAALTELNGCIGKNQLVISVLAGVPTALIEEGLSCEVAVVRAMPNTSCAVLESATGLSRGRYTTPEQLALAEEIFRLMGEVVVVEEHLLDAVTGLSGSGPAYIYYLVEAMEKAGEAAGIPRELARPLVLKTLMGAAKMLMETGEQPEVLRQQVTSPNGTTMAGLNELNKGNFQPLIRRAILRATQRSKELGKIIIDRQLANQ; translated from the coding sequence ATGTTAGACGGTAAAACCTTTTTCTTCATCGGTGCCGGCAATATCTGCGAGTCTATGATAAAGGGTCTGCTTTCCACTGGCAGTGTGCGACCAGGTGAAGTCCGGGTGGCCAACCGCAGTAACCAGGAGCGCTTAACTTTTTTGAGAAATTATTACGGCATTGTGCCGGTGCAAGATAAAAAGGCCATGGCCGCTGCATCCGATGTAATTATCTTGGCCATGAAACCCCAGGATGTCTTTGCTGCCTTAACCGAGCTAAATGGCTGTATCGGGAAAAACCAGCTGGTCATCTCGGTATTAGCCGGTGTCCCCACTGCTCTCATCGAGGAAGGTTTGTCCTGTGAAGTCGCGGTGGTGCGGGCCATGCCCAATACTTCCTGTGCCGTACTGGAATCGGCCACCGGCCTTAGCCGAGGGCGTTATACCACCCCGGAACAATTGGCCCTGGCGGAGGAAATTTTCCGCCTGATGGGTGAGGTTGTGGTAGTGGAGGAACATCTACTGGATGCTGTAACCGGCCTGTCAGGCAGCGGCCCGGCCTATATTTACTACCTGGTGGAGGCCATGGAAAAAGCCGGTGAGGCTGCCGGCATTCCCAGAGAACTGGCCCGCCCCCTGGTTCTCAAAACCCTCATGGGGGCAGCAAAAATGCTCATGGAAACCGGTGAACAACCGGAAGTATTGCGCCAGCAGGTAACCTCCCCCAATGGCACAACCATGGCAGGTCTTAATGAATTGAATAAAGGTAATTTCCAACCCCTTATTCGCAGAGCCATTTTACGGGCCACCCAGCGTTCCAAAGAATTGGGTAAAATAATCATTGACCGTCAATTGGCCAACCAGTAA
- a CDS encoding glutamate-5-semialdehyde dehydrogenase: MSLVKELAKKAKGASRILAGLSTAAKNEALEAVAKQLLADQHSILHGNQLDLQNGQQAGLSPALLDRLALNESRLKDMVEGLRQVAELPDPVGEVIETWTRPNGLSIDKVRVPMGVVGMVYEARPNVTVDTFALCLKAGSAVLLRGSATALNSNRALVASIKKGLAKTAVPVDVIQFVDSEDRKDVDEMLRLNGLLDLVIPRGGAGLIRRVVETATVPVIETGVGNCHIYVDQAADPTMALQILLNAKCQRYGVCNAAESLLVHQALAPSWLPTALAELQAQGVEVRGCRSVLELVPGLTAASEEDWATEFLAPIISVKIVANLEEALQHIQTYGSGHSESIITEDGETAEKFLRQVDAAAVYHNASTRFTDGFQYGFGAEIGISTQKLHARGPMGLRELTSYKYVVRGTGQVRS, translated from the coding sequence ATGTCATTAGTAAAGGAACTGGCCAAGAAGGCCAAGGGTGCTTCCAGAATTTTAGCAGGTCTTTCTACCGCTGCTAAAAATGAGGCCTTAGAAGCGGTGGCAAAGCAGTTACTGGCAGATCAGCACAGCATTTTACATGGCAATCAACTGGATTTGCAAAATGGTCAGCAGGCCGGCCTTAGCCCCGCCCTGCTGGATCGTCTGGCCTTAAATGAAAGCCGTTTAAAGGATATGGTGGAGGGGCTGCGCCAAGTGGCCGAACTGCCGGATCCCGTTGGTGAAGTTATAGAAACCTGGACCAGACCCAACGGTTTAAGCATTGATAAGGTTAGAGTACCTATGGGTGTGGTGGGTATGGTTTATGAAGCAAGGCCCAATGTAACTGTGGATACCTTTGCCCTCTGCCTGAAAGCAGGCAGTGCCGTCCTGCTGCGGGGCAGTGCCACTGCCCTCAACAGTAACCGAGCTTTAGTGGCATCCATTAAGAAGGGGCTGGCCAAAACCGCTGTACCTGTGGATGTTATACAATTTGTTGATAGTGAGGATCGGAAAGATGTAGACGAAATGCTGCGTCTGAACGGTTTACTGGATTTAGTGATTCCCCGGGGCGGCGCGGGATTAATTCGCCGGGTGGTGGAAACAGCCACCGTACCGGTTATTGAAACCGGGGTAGGGAACTGTCATATCTATGTGGATCAAGCCGCCGACCCCACCATGGCTTTGCAAATACTCTTAAATGCCAAGTGTCAGCGCTACGGTGTATGTAATGCTGCGGAGTCACTGCTGGTTCACCAGGCCCTGGCCCCCAGCTGGTTACCCACCGCTCTGGCGGAGTTACAAGCCCAGGGTGTGGAGGTACGGGGCTGCCGGTCTGTGTTAGAGCTGGTGCCTGGTTTAACAGCTGCCTCTGAGGAAGATTGGGCCACGGAATTTTTGGCCCCGATTATTTCCGTTAAAATCGTGGCCAATCTGGAGGAAGCATTACAACATATCCAAACCTATGGCAGTGGCCACTCGGAAAGTATCATTACCGAGGATGGGGAAACTGCCGAGAAATTCCTACGTCAGGTGGATGCCGCTGCTGTTTATCATAACGCCTCCACCCGCTTTACCGATGGTTTTCAATATGGCTTTGGTGCCGAAATAGGCATCAGCACTCAGAAACTTCACGCCCGAGGCCCCATGGGCTTAAGAGAATTGACCAGTTATAAGTATGTGGTCAGAGGAACCGGCCAGGTACGTTCTTAA
- the proB gene encoding glutamate 5-kinase, which yields MENHKRLVIKIGSSSLTNSQGLLDEVRMAALTKAIAALIEEGWQPVLVSSGAVAAGLGHLGWSRAHLTMPERQAAAAVGQGLLMEKYNELFIQQHIKVGQVLLTKEDLADRKRYLNARNTLHVLLDRGVLPIVNENDTVAFAEIRFGDNDTLSALVAGLVDAELLIILTDIDGLYSGDPRKDPAARLIPVVQQIDEEILRIAGDSGSPVGTGGMRTKLAAARIAARSGLRTVVASAQEPAIIQRIAAGEQVGTSFEPAANSLRSRKQWIAFNSIARGTLLIDQGAVKAITVDNKSLLAVGVKQVRGNFPTGSVVAVADEQGNELAKGITNLSAADLRLVIKKPRRGLEVINRDWLVCERSFLTCH from the coding sequence ATGGAAAATCATAAAAGACTAGTTATCAAGATAGGCAGCAGTAGCCTGACAAATAGCCAAGGACTATTGGATGAAGTACGCATGGCAGCTTTAACTAAGGCCATTGCCGCATTAATCGAGGAGGGGTGGCAACCTGTATTGGTTTCCTCTGGGGCGGTGGCAGCCGGGCTGGGGCATCTGGGCTGGAGTCGCGCCCACCTCACCATGCCCGAAAGGCAGGCGGCTGCTGCCGTTGGTCAGGGCCTATTGATGGAGAAGTATAATGAATTGTTTATTCAACAACATATTAAGGTGGGCCAGGTTCTCTTAACCAAGGAGGATTTGGCCGATCGCAAACGCTACCTCAACGCCCGCAACACTTTGCATGTCCTGCTGGACCGGGGCGTTTTACCCATCGTCAACGAAAACGATACCGTGGCCTTTGCGGAAATTCGTTTTGGGGATAATGATACCCTCAGCGCCCTGGTGGCGGGCTTGGTGGATGCAGAACTATTGATTATTCTCACGGATATTGACGGTCTTTACAGCGGTGATCCCCGTAAAGACCCGGCTGCCCGGCTGATACCGGTGGTGCAACAAATTGATGAAGAAATTCTCCGGATTGCTGGGGACAGCGGCAGCCCGGTGGGTACCGGTGGTATGCGCACAAAGTTAGCCGCGGCCCGCATCGCCGCCCGCAGCGGCTTACGAACGGTGGTGGCCAGCGCCCAGGAGCCTGCCATCATTCAACGTATTGCCGCCGGTGAACAGGTTGGCACCAGCTTTGAGCCCGCCGCAAACTCCCTGAGAAGCAGGAAGCAATGGATTGCCTTTAACAGTATAGCCCGGGGTACACTGCTAATTGACCAGGGTGCTGTCAAAGCCATTACTGTGGATAATAAAAGTCTGCTTGCCGTTGGCGTCAAGCAGGTAAGGGGAAATTTCCCTACCGGCAGTGTGGTAGCAGTGGCAGATGAACAGGGCAATGAGTTAGCCAAGGGTATCACCAACCTATCCGCAGCAGATTTACGCCTGGTAATTAAGAAACCCCGTCGCGGCTTAGAAGTGATTAATCGAGACTGGTTGGTCTGTGAAAGGAGTTTTCTCACATGTCATTAG
- a CDS encoding GNAT family N-acetyltransferase — protein sequence MQIVKVSEPHHWHCFFEFPRRLYFRDPLWTPLPLSAEQQLFNPQTNPVLRHVNYECFLALDKGSPVGRIAAITDDLLPDQRIGLFGCFETVNNSEVVEQLLKAVAHHLKSKGKQQMQGPVTMNTSQQVGLLVEGFHLPPQAQMPYNPPYYGDLLEQQGCSQLLDLYSYLWDPGQIKALAKLKAIAKRAAKIPGIRFRTINLNDPWGEGKRFAAIYNQTMTNQWGFVPMDQTEAAAFLAGLRGSGDPELLFYCEVKGEAVGVCLMMPDVGPELRAARRFGFAPLLPLPRSRKLRVGVLAVVPEYRRRGVVALLLERALQVILRKGYRQAELSLIMASNKEMNSIINNVVGNSGKKVFRIYQKPIE from the coding sequence GTGCAAATAGTTAAGGTGTCTGAACCCCATCACTGGCACTGTTTTTTTGAGTTTCCCCGCCGCCTCTATTTCCGTGATCCCTTGTGGACACCACTACCGCTAAGTGCTGAGCAGCAGTTATTTAACCCCCAAACCAATCCAGTTTTGCGCCATGTTAATTATGAATGTTTCCTGGCCCTAGACAAAGGTTCCCCCGTGGGAAGAATTGCCGCCATTACTGATGATTTACTGCCGGATCAAAGGATAGGATTATTTGGCTGCTTCGAAACAGTAAATAACTCAGAGGTGGTGGAACAGTTACTCAAGGCAGTGGCTCATCATTTAAAAAGCAAAGGTAAGCAGCAAATGCAAGGTCCGGTAACCATGAACACCTCCCAGCAGGTGGGCCTTTTGGTGGAGGGTTTTCATCTCCCACCCCAGGCTCAGATGCCCTACAACCCACCCTATTACGGTGATCTTTTGGAGCAGCAGGGCTGTTCCCAACTGTTAGACCTTTATTCCTACCTGTGGGATCCCGGTCAAATTAAGGCGCTGGCTAAACTAAAGGCTATTGCCAAGCGGGCTGCCAAAATTCCTGGCATCCGCTTCCGTACCATTAACCTTAATGACCCTTGGGGGGAGGGAAAGCGATTTGCTGCGATTTACAACCAAACAATGACCAACCAATGGGGTTTTGTACCCATGGATCAGACAGAAGCGGCCGCCTTTCTGGCCGGCTTAAGAGGCTCTGGGGACCCGGAACTCCTGTTTTATTGTGAAGTAAAGGGTGAAGCAGTGGGTGTTTGCCTGATGATGCCGGATGTAGGACCAGAGTTGCGGGCTGCCCGGCGGTTTGGCTTTGCTCCTTTATTACCTCTCCCGAGGTCCAGAAAGCTACGGGTGGGGGTATTGGCAGTGGTTCCTGAGTATCGGCGCCGCGGTGTGGTGGCCTTACTCCTGGAGCGGGCTTTACAAGTCATTTTAAGGAAGGGCTATCGGCAAGCTGAGCTATCGCTAATTATGGCCAGTAATAAAGAGATGAATAGCATTATCAATAATGTCGTAGGAAATTCCGGTAAAAAGGTTTTTAGGATCTATCAAAAACCGATAGAATAG
- a CDS encoding FmdB family zinc ribbon protein, with the protein MPIFEYACQSCGKVFEKLQLVGREEQVKCPACASEKVEKKISAPFLPSSVGRPADSASCAAPAKSDGCSSGCASGG; encoded by the coding sequence ATGCCTATCTTTGAATATGCCTGTCAGTCCTGTGGCAAGGTATTTGAAAAGCTGCAATTGGTAGGTCGGGAAGAACAAGTAAAATGTCCTGCCTGTGCCAGCGAGAAGGTGGAGAAAAAGATTTCCGCCCCTTTCCTGCCCAGTTCCGTAGGTAGACCTGCCGATAGTGCTTCCTGTGCTGCTCCAGCCAAGTCCGATGGCTGCTCCTCTGGTTGCGCCTCTGGCGGTTGA
- a CDS encoding potassium channel family protein, whose protein sequence is MYLPEVFNSFAVLFVLLGTLLLFVHSLGPIQVKNPFGSKNLGERIGFSGYLFRFFKYPLFSITQMPVPMLAFLVGYGLILSFYFWHQKITSGLAGLVGLSILTTVCSLVCVSLMMSPVLYLTQKYFFDYVLESRIFRIAIYAVLVPVLYIFIIHDHIPGSLVRGIMLSGLILSFYQIFRGIILCLRTPSSAFNYLDSRFLPILMIISWLLIILFNLFTMVLLVSGTDPYSFVDSMGPVTEPLRLLYFTVITFTSVGYGDITPRGSFAVFITILVSVTGFLYSALFIGGILAVFTNRGRKL, encoded by the coding sequence ATGTATCTGCCGGAGGTGTTCAACAGCTTTGCGGTATTATTTGTTCTCCTGGGGACATTGCTGCTTTTTGTTCATTCCCTGGGTCCCATCCAGGTTAAAAATCCCTTTGGGTCTAAAAACCTGGGGGAGAGAATAGGTTTTTCGGGTTATCTTTTTAGATTTTTTAAATACCCACTGTTTTCCATTACCCAGATGCCGGTACCCATGTTGGCTTTTTTAGTGGGCTATGGCTTAATCCTGTCTTTTTATTTTTGGCATCAAAAAATTACCTCTGGGTTAGCCGGGCTGGTGGGTCTAAGTATCCTGACCACTGTCTGTTCTCTGGTTTGTGTTTCTTTAATGATGTCGCCGGTGTTGTACTTAACCCAAAAATATTTTTTCGACTATGTTTTAGAATCGCGCATCTTTCGTATCGCCATTTATGCGGTTTTAGTACCGGTACTCTATATCTTCATTATTCACGACCATATCCCCGGCTCGCTGGTGCGAGGAATTATGCTGTCGGGATTGATCTTAAGTTTTTACCAAATTTTTCGGGGGATTATTCTTTGTCTTAGGACACCGAGCAGTGCCTTTAATTATTTGGATAGCCGCTTTCTGCCCATTCTTATGATCATCTCCTGGTTATTAATTATTCTGTTTAATCTGTTCACCATGGTACTGCTGGTGTCGGGCACCGATCCCTATTCCTTTGTGGATAGTATGGGCCCGGTGACCGAACCCTTAAGACTTTTATATTTCACTGTCATTACCTTTACCAGTGTGGGCTATGGGGATATTACCCCACGGGGCAGCTTTGCTGTGTTTATCACCATACTGGTATCGGTAACCGGCTTTCTTTATTCCGCCCTCTTTATTGGGGGTATTTTAGCTGTTTTTACCAATCGGGGCAGAAAACTATAG